From Brassica napus cultivar Da-Ae chromosome C9 unlocalized genomic scaffold, Da-Ae chrC09_Random_61, whole genome shotgun sequence, a single genomic window includes:
- the LOC125595157 gene encoding uncharacterized protein LOC125595157, with amino-acid sequence MGEEFADTMNLDLNLRPGPESDLRPSLNETVNLADWSNDPSERFSEAVTRIITRHRTRFRQLNLPIPIISETHMSIELNQLMGSPVTGAALQTGEGSERGNEDLKMCENGDGAIGDGVSEKKTDVEKSSGSDGNFFDCNICLDLSKEPVLTCCGHL; translated from the coding sequence ATGGGTGAGGAGTTCGCTGACACAATGAACCTAGATTTGAATCTTAGGCCCGGTCCTGAGTCAGATCTGCGGCCGTCCCTAAACGAAACTGTGAATCTGGCTGATTGGAGTAATGACCCATCCGAGAGATTCTCGGAAGCTGTGACGAGGATCATAACTCGGCATAGGACGCGGTTCAGACAACTTAATCTCCCCATACCAATTATATCTGAAACCCATATGTCTATTGAACTGAACCAGTTGATGGGAAGTCCTGTAACCGGAGCTGCTTTGCAGACTGGCGAGGGTAGTGAAAGAGGCAATGAGGATCTGAAAATGTGTGAGAACGGAGATGGAGCCATTGGAGACGGTGTGTCAGAGAAGAAAACGGACGTGGAGAAAAGCAGTGGCAGCGATGGTAACTTCTTCGATTGTAATATATGTTTGGATTTGTCCAAAGAGCCGGTTCTCACCTGTTGTGGCCATCTTTGA